A window of Candidatus Hydrogenedentota bacterium genomic DNA:
ACTGTATGCGACGAGAAAGAGAGCCGTAACACTTCCACAAATAGAATGGTTCGCGCTTTGTCTGGCCCGCAAATAAATGACACCCGCCAATGCCGCCATCAAGGCGGCCATGTCGAGCGCCGGCCACCAGTAAAAGACTTGGATTATTCCCCAGAAGGGAGTCGAAGACGGGATACCCCGGCAACAGCCGGCGAAAAGACATCCAATTCGAGCAACGGCCCCCCCTGCGACGATTCCGGGAACGAGCGCGTCCAGTACCGCAAGAATGGGCGTTCTCAATGCTGACGCAGCCAGGGAAGCACCAATCAGTGC
This region includes:
- a CDS encoding prolipoprotein diacylglyceryl transferase; its protein translation is ALIGASLAASALRTPILAVLDALVPGIVAGGAVARIGCLFAGCCRGIPSSTPFWGIIQVFYWWPALDMAALMAALAGVIYLRARQSANHSICGSVTALFLVAYSLPRFLLEFVRDAQHILYPFTYGHVMAGVQMIAGLGLVLWLRTQRARTGHPGLDA